A genomic segment from Rickettsia endosymbiont of Lasioglossum villosulum encodes:
- a CDS encoding BolA family transcriptional regulator, whose product MSRIDRITKSLSVLKPHFCEIIDESHKHASHYDGIHSHIKIKISAEILQGKSLIANHRTINNLLADEFQNGLHALSLEVF is encoded by the coding sequence ATGAGCAGAATAGACAGGATAACTAAAAGCTTAAGTGTCTTAAAACCACATTTTTGCGAAATAATAGACGAAAGTCATAAACATGCTAGTCATTATGATGGAATTCACAGCCATATTAAAATAAAAATTTCGGCAGAAATTTTACAAGGCAAAAGCCTAATTGCCAATCATCGCACTATTAATAACCTACTTGCCGATGAATTCCAAAATGGCTTGCATGCTCTATCACTTGAGGTATTTTAA